The Triticum aestivum cultivar Chinese Spring chromosome 5A, IWGSC CS RefSeq v2.1, whole genome shotgun sequence genomic sequence TATATGTATCAGTTTTTTGCATACTCATTCTATATGTACAAAAATGAAGATATTACAAAAATACAGTACAAATTATGCTCCgacttgcatttttttcatgtactTCACTTTGAAGTATGTTTAATATTGTATATGAACATACTCAAACCTATAAAATATTACATATAATCCCCCATGGTTGTATATGAGACGTCGGTGTACCTAGGAGTAAGAAGGATTTTCCTATACAAATGTTTTCTGCCACCCAGTGATAGTTACCACCACGTGTGTTTTGTGTCTTGTATATAGTATGTGCCAAAACCAagagtatgtatgtatagtatgtTGTATATAAGAATATTTGGTTAGGTGTATATCCCACTATGTAGGTAGTTTGTACTATTTTTTGGTATATTGTTCTATACGTACAAATGTGAAGGTATTTTTAAAATATACAAAAAACATTATGGACTCACATGCAATTTTTTATATAGCTCATTTTGAAaaatcttagatatagtatatgaacatatttataatgataaagtagtatatgtactaccacatggtagtatatgagacatgagGTTAACTACCACCGGGCTGTAGGATGTATGAGTGAGAAAGGGAGAGGGATTACGTTCAAGGACGAAGTTTATGAATTGTCTACCAATCTACTCCTTTAGTCCCTACATAGGTAGAATATAAATTCTGAAAGTCAATCCGTTCAAACTTTGACCAAATATGTAAAAGGGAATATCAACAACTACAATTTTGAATAAAtacattataaaaatatattttatgatgtactccctccatcacataatataagatgttattacatccAATATGTGTATATTCGAGGTAActacatcttatattatgggacagagggagtattattgcTTTTGTTTTATAAATATTCATAATTTTTGTATATATACTTGGCCAAACTTAGAAATTATTGACTTTCTTACTCAGTTTCTAAGCCACTTACTTGGGAATGGGGGAGTTATGCAAAAAGAAAGATCTATGATATTAAATCAGCATATCTTTATATTGTCTTTATGCTGTGCTTTAGATGTTTATATTTATATCTATAATTTTGGTAACTTTACAAagtatgaatttgaaaaatatataTATGAATTTAGAAATGAGGGAGAAAATAGAAGGGAAGGTGACAATAAAATTTATGTGAAGCAATTAATTAATGATGTTGCACATATTTCTCATTGTTTATGTGTCATATGTGTAATTTGAAGGTGGAGAAGGCGCATGAGAGGATTGCCATGTGGGAAGACAAGAAAAAATCATTGCAGCAGGATTGATAAAGACAAATATGCAACTACAATTACTGAGCATGGTCGACTTCTCTGAATAAATAGACCATCTTGGTTGAAAATTCTgatttttatttctgagttgtattTTTTGTTCTGTTACGGGGCAAAATTATTCACGGACTTAGGACGTGATTCCAGTTTTTCCTAGAACATTATCCAAAGGAATTTATTTGAACTCTGAAGATTGAGGAAAGTGTAAGCAAGCCAATTATTGTGCATTGTGATAATCCGTGACAATAAAGGTTGCTCACCATCGGATATTCATTCTCTGTTTCATAATTTAGATACATTAAAACTGAGCACATTCCCTGCCCTCCCAGACCATCAAGATTTCTGGCCGTCGGATGTTTGTTCCGGGTCGTTGCTGGCCATCAGATGACTATCTAATCCCGTAATTAACCAATGGGCCGGGTGACCTAGGGAGGCTATTCCAGTGGAAAAATCGGTGGCCTCTGGTTGATTGGGCCAGGCAGCCCGTTTAGCGGTTGGTGAAAGAACAGCCCACCAATTAGATGGTGTGCGACGTCGCTTCAGTTCAGGTCAGGTCAAGGACATCAAAGGGGCGGCAATCCCTCCCTTCATTCTCCCTCGCGGCCGCCGACGAATCATCGCGCCTCCACGATGTTGACCAGCCACCGTCTGTCTTCCTTCTCCAGTTGCAGCAGAGAGGGGCTCAACTCTTAGACCAGTGAGGCGTGACACCATTGCCACATCCGACAGCGCCATGGCCCAGATCTCCACCGATCCGGAGGCGGCGCTTGGAGAGGCCATCGGGTTGGTGTTCGGGCGGTGGACAGCGCTGCAGGTGGCGATGGGGCAGCAGCGACTCCCATGCCAACGCTGATCAATTCAGCGAATCAATCCTCTACTGGTTCTATCCCTCAAGGGTACGTACAGCTCCTTCAGCAATCAGCATCCTCAGATAAATAAAATAATATGTTCCTTCTTGTCTCCTTGAGGCGGGATCCTATAGTAAAGTTGATATTGTTTACTTTAGCATCTGAATTCTCCTAGATCTAGCGGCATGATCGTCAACTACTTGGCTTTCAGACCGGTGCAGCAAGAATGGTCTCCACTTTGTGGCTGCACGGGGCTCGAGCCTTAACGAATGATCATTGGCAGCGACCTAGGTTTGCCTCTACAAGAACAATTCAACAAGGGAAATGGGGGTACATGTCAACATTCGATGGAGTCCGCTGGTACAGATCATTCCCTTCCCTTTATCTTGCATATAATCAATGTTCTCTGCTGGTTTGGATTTGTCCTTTCAGAGTGCCTAGGACTAGCATTCCACAACAATCAGGATGTCACCCAGTTGATTGGAATTTTGAGCACAAAATCACAGACGTGTGTTCTTTATAGGAAAATTATTATGTCCAACTACTATAGTGGATCTATCAATATATAATGAGTAATGAAGATGGATCTTTTTTATTGAAGAGATTATAATATATAAGAGGATATTATGTTCACAAAAAAGAGAGTATATGTTTTTGGTATTCTTGTCGGTCATTATAGAATTGCACTATTACTATCAATAGGTCAACTGGTTCAGCTTTTCCTATAAATTGAACAAAATAAGGTGAAGGCTTTGAATTTACTTATCTACTTTTCGTGTTATCAAAAATAAAAGATAGTTCTCTACTTTTCGTCGACTGATTTCCTTTACATCTATGTTAGAACCTCACTTTCTTCATGCTAACTTATCAGTGACTTGCTCCTCCGCACAAGATTCTGAATGACCCACTCTTGTGCAGGTCCTGACATTCAGGTTATTTTTTCTATTTATCATCTGATCATCATGATATGGCACACGTTGCACATCATGAATTAGTTACAAAGAGAAGATACCTTTATTTTTTTTCCGTCTGCCTCTTGAATGTTTCTAATATTGCTTGTAGAAAATTGTAAAATTTGTATACATGTCACTAACTCATCTCATTTGTCGGTTTATTCAAGGACATCGAGAACAGATGTGTTACCTTTTCATTTCTGCAACagtaatttgcaaaaaaaaaattatcTTGGCAGGTCATGTCTCCCATTTGTTCTCTTTAGCTTTTAAGCATAGCAATTTAGATAATTTAATATTGTAAACATGAATGGGCATGATGATTTAAATTTCATTATAAATCCATATCTTCTTCGAATGCGTTAGTATATATAATGGCCACAATGGCACGTTCAATTTCCACTTATTCAAACGATCTAGCTTTCAATACAAGAAGAGACTTACTTACTCCCATGTTTGTTGAGATGCTCAGAAACCACACTGAGAGGGCtattatcatatctatgttcaaacATGGAGTCGCTAGAGGTAATAGTTTTGGTTTTCAAATATACCTACAACATACATATGTTGCCAGAAGTATATCTACGCACATGTATCTTGTGTTTACTCAACGCTCACCATAACTGTTGAACTGCAATTCTTTGCCCAAGTAGCTAATGTCTCCACCATTAACATATGGAAATATATCATTACAGACAcatatacatgcatgcatatacATAGAGTCTCAACACAGTGAATTCCCACTAATAAATCTGCTTCCCTGCCCTGCGTATCATGTAGTTGTGGAAAATATGCTCATGTGTGACATAAAGCTACCAATGTATGATATAGGGCATGAGAAATTTCTGTTTGAGTTAGGCATTTGATTTCTAACCTATTGCAAATTGTATCACAAGTAATGCCATCAAGTTTGTTATCGGAGTAAATAATCATATTGATAATTGATTTACTTTCCTGATTTCATTGGTCTATTCTATCTTCAATTCAAGGGGAAGTTCTCTATAAATAGCATTACGATTTTGAAATTTGGCATCGTAAGGCTACGGCATGGAAGTAGCGCTGTTAACTTAATTCAACATGATAAGTATTTGTCTATGGCTCCATATAATTACATCAACCCCTAACATTAAAGTGTAAAAATGGATAGGcacagcaacgcgcgccatcaatgatctagtttcTTTTACATGGCAGCAAGGTGTACACTCACCATTGGGTTCAATACCGCGGCAAGGTGCACAAGATATAGCAGTATTTAATTCCCAAAAAGAGTATATATAACAATATTTAATCGCCTCCTGTCTGTTTATATGATACATTTACTTTTCTTAGAGTCCAAATTTTACATCTCTGACCAAGTACATAGGAAAAAATACTATCAAAATCTACAATATCAAAGCATCATTGGTTATATTTTAATTAGTTTTTTATAGATATTGATGATTCTTCTTATAAACTTGGCCAAAGATAGAAAtttatttttttaataaataaaaTACACCTTCGAAGTACAAGAAACAGAGtgtgattttttttaatttcatgAAATTAAGTATATAACATCCTAATTGTGCCATTGTTACTGTTTGTGTGGGGAAGGCAACCTGAGGGCCGCATCATTCACAGTTGTCATTCATTTTGGCGGTTGAAACGTACTAGTGTCCTACCTCTGCCCGCTACTTTCCGTCACGCTCAGGTGGTCAGATTTTGTACGAGTGCCGAAATTCAGCGAACCATTGTCCTGAAACATATGCCGAGCTCAGAACTCGGCAAAAGTTAATTCGGTAGCTTGCTGTTAACATTTGTCAAGTTTCTGACCTCAGCACATGTTTATTTATTATTAGATAAAGGAATTTGTACTGTAGTAGACAGGCAAAGAACACTGAATATACATGCACCCACACTGGCAAAGCACGACCCACCCACCTAGTTCAGAATTCAGATTCAGGTTCAGGTTCAGGTTCAGAGCACGACGGCTCAGGATCTACCTATGTTGATCAGCTcggttttttttagaaatggaggtatacccccgtcctctgcatcatgatgatgcatgcggccCTTTTATTAAAAATTTAGAAAATATCAACATAAAGGTCTTACAGCTCACAAACGGAGCAAAGTCAtagcacataacaacaacaacaacaacaacaacaacaacaaagcctttagtcccaaacaagttggggtaggctagaggtgaaacccataagatctcgcaaccaactcatggctctggcacatggatagcaagcttccacgcacccctgtccatagctagctctttgtcgatactccaatccttcaggtctctcttaacggactcctcccatgtcaaaatcggtcgaccccgccctctcttgacattctccgcacgctttagccgtccgctatgcactggagcttctgaaggcctgcgctgaatatgcccaaaccatctcaaacgatgttggacaagcttctcctcaattggtgctaccccaactctatctcatatatcatcattccggactcgatccttcctcgtgtggccacacatccatctcaacatacgcatctccgccacacctaactgttgaacatgtcgccttttagtcggccaacactccgcgccatacaacattgcgggtcgaaccgccgtcctgtagaacttgccttttagcttttgtggcactctcttgtcacaaagaatgccagaagcttggcgccacttcatccacccggctttgattcgatggttcacatcttcatcaatacccccatcctcctgcaacattgaccccaaataccgaaaggtgtccttccgaggtaccacccggccatcaaggctaacctcctcctcctcacagctagtagtactgaaaccgcacatcatgtactcggttttagttctactaagcctaaaccctttcgattccaaggtttgtctccataactctaacttcctatttacccccgtccgactattgtcaactagcaccacatcatccgcaaagagcatacaccatgggatatctccttgtataccccttgtgacctcatccatcaccaatgcaaaaagataagggctcaaagctgacccctgatgcagtcctatcttaatcgggaagtcatcggtgtcgacatcacttgttcgaacacttaaAGTCATAGCACATAAATCTGAAAAATACAAAGGGCCTAAAAACAACCGATATGGTGATAACAAGGACAAGCTCTCTAGCCCCATATCCTGTTATGCGAACGCCATCTGAACCGGTTGAATATAGTCCGAgccaccatctcccattggttgcacccagtaaccaaaggctccctggagtccataagagtgagtaaggaccacgtacggatccaaaactgtagctctgaagataacctgcaaaaaagttaagttgttttgtctgttaaaaatcatattatttctgcagttccatatagcccacagtaacgcacatattccaatccgaatacgagctgcCGTGATCTGTTCAAACCCaactaaccacgtcccaaacaaagacgcaatatctactgggagattaatattaaaagctatatgaatcgttctccaaagtaacttggcaagtgggcatttaatgaataaatgttgtattgtctcatccggagcacaaaaacaacaccgcgaGTTGCGTACCCATCGCCTCTTAAGTAAGTTGTCCTTTgtgagtattacttgcttgtggacaaaccacataaaaaaaATTAATCTGCAAAGACATCATCTCTCCGCGGCCACGGCCGGATGAAACTTCGACACAACACCTGCATCTCACAAGGCAAACACATATCGGACCGCGACACAATCAAGCATAGCGCTTGCTGTCCGCTAGAGAGATGTGCAGATTACATTACCTCGCCCCTCCGAAAAGAGAGGGATAATGTCATCTTCCACCTCCGGTTCAAAATCTACAGAAACCAAGCCCTGTAAGCACACTGACTGACGGAGGTTCCGTTTCAGCATCTCTTTCTTTGAACAACTCAAAAAATATACAGACCGATCCAGTCCAGGTTCAGGTTCAGAGCACGACGGCTCAGAGGTCTACATCAGCTGGTTGCCCACGAGGACAGGGTTGACGACCAACCAAATGCGACTCGAGGCATCTCTCCACCATTGGATGAAACTTGGATGCCCACATCTGCATCCCACAAGGCAAACACAAAGAAAGAACAGTGAGATGGAGCTTGGTTAGACATCCGCAACACAATCGAGCATAATGTGCTTGCTGTACATTCTTGCTGTCAGCTACAGCAATGGGTAGAGCATAGTATCTCCTGATCTTAACTACTAATCGTCATCACCCTTATGTGAGCCTAGCTTGAGGTTCTGGTTTTGCAATGCACTAGGTACAGGTAACTAAGATGAGAGATCCCAGTTCTCGGAGCAATTGTACGTTTAATGAACTAAAGTCATGACTGAATGATCAAAATTCAGAGCCACTGTTTTCAGAGCCCCAGGAAAGTAACCGCAATTGGTTCTGAGCTGAAGGTATAAATTATCTAATTTCGTTGGGTAAGAATGATCCAACTTACTGAACTGAAGTGGCACAAAAGCGAAGCGATTTTTCTGAGCATTTTGTTAACATCTTATTATTGTCTTGTCCTTGATGAAAAATAAATCTCCCCTTAATTCAAAACAAAATTGACTGACTCCCAGATTTACATGGATGCAAGCACAGAAGCCTTACATCCTTGTACGCCATGCTTTCCTTGAATAATTTGAAGTCGTCAACTGCAGGAAAGAAGAAAAAGGTAGTAGTAATCAGCCCTGGTGATTAGTGAAGATGTCCATCATCTATCTTTGCTCTACAATCTACATGGTTTAGGGATTCTCAAATGGAACAGGAACAAAATGTAGTGAAACCTTACTGGAAGGAAAACATATAACGGCAGTGTGACTCTACATATTGTCCATATGATCCTGGCAACAACCTGATTTCAAATATATCATCAGGAATTGTTCTTTCAGACCGAGGACAAATTATGCAGGGGAATGTTTGTGCAAATTATAAGTCGTCAAGCAGATCAAGATAGAGGGTGCAGTCAAGTGCAGTGGAGATTCAGAGTCATGGCAGAAGCAAAAGAGACCCGTTTTCGTCATACTTGAGATTACCTGCACTGTAATGGAACTCCAGGCATCTCTCCGCAGCCAGACAAAACTTTGACGCCCACATCTGCACGATTTCACAAGTCAAACACAATGAAATTATATTCATGTGGAACACGATTAGGCATTCAGGACACAATCAGGCATAGTGCTTGCTATTTATTATTCTTGCTGTCAGCTAGAGCAAATGGGCAGGGGTTTCCAGATTTTAGCTAACTAATCATCACCATTATTCTTTGAGCCTAACCTAGCATGAGCTTGAGCTTCCGGTTTTGCAGTGCAGTAGGTAAAGGTAACCAAGATGAGAGATCCCAGTTTTCAGAGCCATTATTTACTCAACTGAAGGTATGACTGAATGATTCTGTTTCAGAGGAATTATTTTCAGAGCCCCAAGAAAGTAGCCACAGCAAGTTCTAGTGTCTCGAACTACGGATGATCTAGTAATTTACCGTACTCTTGTTAGTCTCTTAGTATTGTCTGATCCTTGGTAAAGAAAAGTTCCCCTTCAAAATCCATCGAAAACAGAATTTACCGACACCCAAATTCCTATGGATACAAGTGCAGAAACCTTACATCCTTGTACGCTGTGCACTCCTTGAAAAATTTGAAGTCATCAAAAAAAGATAGTGATCAGCCTTGGTGATTGCTGAAGATCTTACTTCATCATCCTAGCTTTGCTCTACATCTAGATGGTTTAGGGATTCTGAAAAGCAACAAAAACAAAATGCAGTGAAAACTTACTTGATGTAAAACGGATAACAGCATCTTGCCTGTGCATATTATCCATATGATACAGACAACAACCTGATTCGAAATACAACATCAGGATTTACGTTTTCAGACCAAGGACAAACTATGCAGGATAATGTTTGTGCAAATTATAAGTTGTCAAGCAGGTCATAGTTAAAATCCTTTTGGGAAAACTTATTTCTTTATCTGACATTTTTAGGCCGAGTTGCACAAAAAAGGAATATTTTGCCAGTAGTAATAAAATACTGCTTTCTACACCAAACTTATGAATGGAACAAGTACATTCTGAAACAAAGAAGTACAGTACAGCTTAAAACAGCTTCTCATTGCAAGTTGGCGCAAGAAGATCAGTTGTATGCATACTCGTGTTGTGAGTTGTGACAACATAACCAAGCAGCACTACACTACAAGCTCCATGCATTTTATCAAACTTCCAAACAGGCTAACAACAAGATTATATACCAAACAACATATTTCACTGCTAAACTCTTGGAATAATAAAGAGACAGTAGCATTAGTCGCAAGTGTTGTAGATTTGCAAGTTCAGATGACTATCGCTAAATTAGACTGAAGAACAACACTGTCGGCCGTCATGCTGGACTCAGATATAACGACGAGACTTGAAGAGAGATAGTGATAAAACAAACTAGACAGCGACAGTAAAAAGAAGGAACCACCATTTGCCATAAATTCGAGACAAACTAAAGAAGACTTCAAGGTGATAGCCTTCTGCCCAGGGATGCAGAAAAGAGCAGATCCAGCAGGCAAGATACAATATCCATGTATTGGTAACTGCTAGCTTGTATTGGTAACTGCTAGCTTGTATTGGCTCTGCTAGCAAGAGTAGTATTTTGTTTTTAACTCTAGTAACTGAAAGGGAATACATGGTAAGAAACTAAAGAAGC encodes the following:
- the LOC123106185 gene encoding uncharacterized protein; translation: MTSNFSRSAQRTRICGRQSFVWLRRDAWSSITVQVVARIIWTICRVTLPLYVFLPLTTSNYSRKAWRTRICGHPSFIQWWRDASSRIWLVVNPVLVGNQLM